A stretch of Megalobrama amblycephala isolate DHTTF-2021 linkage group LG14, ASM1881202v1, whole genome shotgun sequence DNA encodes these proteins:
- the kmt2e gene encoding inactive histone-lysine N-methyltransferase 2E isoform X3, with the protein MSIVIPVGVDTANTSYLDMAAGSEPESVEASSVVVEKSSYPHQIYSSGSHHSHGYIGLPYADHNYGARPPPTPPASPPPSVLIRPGEGLFVSGGRPGENLFVPGGQDEASRGTTLSTSEDGSYGADITRCICGFTHDDGYMICCDKCSVWQHIDCMGIDRQHIPETYLCERCQPRTLDREHAILLQTRKRENMSDGDTSATESGDEVPLELYTAFQHTPTSITLTTARLGNKQADKKRKKSGEKDPPATARAKKSFREGSRKSSRVKGSAPECEPTDPPSLWENKMKSWMERYEEASSNQYSEEVQILLRVKEARDGKTLAYNTHTAAFKPPVESHVQKNKRILKAVRDLAADSLIIEYRGKVMLRQQFEANGYFFKRPYPFVLFYSKFDGLEMCVDARSFGNEARFIRRSCTPNAEVRHVIEDGMLHLYIYSLRSISKGSEITIGFDYDYGSCKYKVDCACVKGNQECPVLKHNLEPTENLGSSTRRRGRKDKEPPRDESGQNQNLTMDCDGPKGKTLNDAKQRKLSPLRLSISNNQGSPAEESHRHSAGASCCRALRNKETREERKMEAILQAFARMEKREKRREQALERIGTKGEVGGRSDIKEEPPATPEAESPAILQPMLEVVKEEPGLKPAKVSRNKQRKSFSRNRTHIGQQRRRARTISTCSDLPPSSPGDALEHLTTETHDGETPSAPEAEAPPSHAPDTSPPHSCSPAPACRSGQKYPKTKKHLVSEWMGVDKQERGPSRTPEPPPERPLRISSDPEVLATQLNSLPGMACSSHVYSTPKHYVRFSSPFLANRSPSTPGVPTGRRRSREMPETPPTTGSCKKRWLKQALEEEGSTSPGGGRPSLLMPSESPLSPSINGESYSPLPLNGSCSLPELPTPLKKRRLCSLDPCMSETSTPYGSPCATPTRTESTEAPGTPLLLATPPRPRPEEPSTEPSTPLQIPNHPLPQESESSMDSSPDGSRRPSTQDVERPPSLLASPSVRNAGSDTAPQESTKSLGSLSPQPSHAEPQDAVVDEGMEVDGGGSEAASAPETPASSYPPWMKSPDRGGLSFSPVNSNLRDLTPSHTLEMGAYRPDSTSAGPFSEAAPFYPCNEEASGVTFTRSLSGDGTGEGGAAKNPQKKKVSLLEYRKRQREARRSGSKGECGSPVSTAPPVDVFPVAVEMVFEPPALAATPTPKTPQPSEEPDAQTQGERDGDGQWTSSTSVEQARERGYHRALLLSDHRKDADSGESEGGDPQVKECPSPKSCKSPSTHAPCSPAPQTVSRPSKEEDGEAQPRGPAQPQALSVQQSSTKTPSSKPAALTPSKLHCGPSSTSQSHYAGPSLMHSPKAQPQGSPYRGQRTFLTTQPQNQPQPQATSGPATFPQYNPQNAPPPPPPPPPAPPTSAPYFPTQPTAAAAPFPAFKPTVASPFPPGSQPLLQPHHALHYQSSAAPPPPPPPPPPHPQPGPTLLHVNLQPPSMQQHQLLLTSAPPPPPPPPPQGQSSQQPPPNSGTLLSIKQGPHPPLPPPPPAPSSNAPHPFQNIGGFQTTLLHQSAPANPSVTPSTYQQTVLPPPPPPPPQQTPPTQTPPNSSVSQIAGGNRGPTPSSAPFHSTGYLGTGWH; encoded by the exons ATGAGCATAGTCATCCCAGTAGGGGTGGACACGGCCAACACCTCATACCTGGACATGGCTGCAGGCTCAGA ACCAGAATCTGTGGAGGCGAGCTCTGTGGTAGTTGAGAAGTCCAGCTACCCTCACCAGATTTACAGCAGCGGCTCCCACCACTCCCACGGCTACATCGGTCTGCCTTACGCC GACCATAATTATGGGGCGCGACCCCCACCCACCCCGCCGGCATCCCCACCTCCCTCGGTGCTGATCCGACCGGGCGAGGGTTTGTTTGTGTCCGGTGGCCGGCCAGGCGAGAACTTGTTCGTGCCCGGCGGGCAGGACGAGGCGTCGCGTGGCACCACGCTCAGCACCTCGGAAGACGGCAGCTACGGTGCTGACATCACACGCTGCATCTGCGGCTTCACCCATGACGATGGCTACATGATCTGCTGTGACAAGTGCAG TGTGTGGCAGCACATAGACTGCATGGGGATCGACCGGCAGCACATTCCCGAGACCTACCTGTGTGAGCGCTGTCAGCCACGCACCCTGGACCGAGAGCACGCCATCCTACTGCAAACCAGGAAGAGAGAGAACATGTCtg ACGGGGACACCAGTGCTACAGAAAGTGGGGATGAGGTTCCACTAGAGCTGTACACAGCGTTTCAGCACACCCCCACCAGCATAACGCTCACAACAGCACGTCTCGGCAACAAACAGGCTGATAAGAAACGAAAGAAGAGCGGAGAAAAGGATCCCCCGGCTACAGCCAGGGCAAAGAAG TCATTCCGTGAAGGCTCTAGAAAATCATCTAGAGTGAAG GGCTCAGCTCCAGAGTGTGAGCCGACAGATCCTCCCTCTCTTTGGGAGAATAAGATGAAGTCGTGGATGGAGCGCTATGAGGAAGCCAGCAGTAACCAGTACAGTGAAGAAGTGCAGATACTGCTGCGAGTCAAAGAAGCCCGAGATGGCAAAACGCTAGCCTACAATACACACACCGCAGCCTTCAAACCACCTGTAGAG AGTCACGTACAGAAGAACAAGCGCATTCTGAAGGCTGTGCGGGACTTGGCTGCCGATTCGCTCATAATCGAGTACAGGGGGAAGGTCATGCTACGACAGCAGTTTGAGGCCAATGGTTACTTTTTTAAGAG gccATATCCTTTTGTATTGTTCTACTCTAAGTTTGACGGTTTGGAAATGTGCGTGGACGCACGGAGCTTCGGGAATGAGGCCCGATTCATCCGTCGCTCTTGCACACCCAATGCTGAGGTGCGGCACGTGATCGAAGATGGCATGctgcatttatacatttactctCTGAGGTCCATCTCCAAGGGGAGTGAGATCACCATTGGCTTTGATTATGACTACGGCAGCTG TAAATATAAGGTGGACTGTGCGTGTGTGAAAGGCAATCAGGAATGCCCTGTGCTCAAGCATAACTTGGAACCCACAGAGAATCTGGGCTCTAGCACACGACGGCGTGGCCGCAAGGACAAAGAGCCGCCACGGGACGAGAGCGGACAGAACCAGAACCTCACCATGGACTGTGATGGGCCCAAGGGGAAAACGCTCAATGACGCCAAACAGAGAAAACTCTCTCCTCTCCGGCTCTCCATATCTAACAATCAG GGCAGCCCGGCAGAGGAGTCCCATCGTCACAGCGCAGGGGCTTCCTGCTGCAGAGCTCTGAGAAACAAGGAG ACACGTGAAGAGAGGAAGATGGAGGCCATTCTGCAGGCGTTTGCTCGTATGGAGAAGAGAGAAAAGCGGAGGGAGCAAGCGTTAGAGAGGATCGGCACAAAAGGGGAAGTTGGTGGACGCAGCGATATTAAAGAAGAGCCCCCTGCTACACCTGAGGCTGAATCTCCTGCCATCTTACAA CCCATGCTAGAGGTAGTGAAGGAGGAGCCTGGTCTGAAGCCAGCAAAGGTGAGCCGTAATAAACAGAGGAAAAGCTTCTCGCGGAACCGCACTCACATCGGACAGCAGAGGCGACGAGCACGCACGATCAGCACCTGCTCCGACTTGCCACCTAGTTCCCCTGGTGATGCTTTAGAGCACTTAACAACAGAAACTCATGATGGAGAGACTCCCTCTGCCCCTGAGGCTGAAGCTCCCCCATCACATGCACCTGACACCAGCCCACCACACAGCTGCTCACCCGCCCCAGCATGCCGCAGTGGACAGAAGTACCCCAAAACTAAAAAG CACTTAGTTAGCGAGTGGATGGGTGTTGACAAACAGGAGCGAGGACCTTCGAGGACCCCGGAACCTCCGCCTGAGAGGCCGTTGCGGATCAGTAGTGATCCTGAGGTCTTGGCCACACAGCTGAACTCTTTACCGGGCATGGCCTGCAGCTCGCACGTCTACAGCACGCCCAAACACTACGTCCGCTTCTCCTCTCCTTTTCTAGCCAACCGCAGCCCCAGCACTCCTGGAGTGCCTACGGGACGGCGACGCTCGAGAGAAATGCCCGAAACACCACCTACCACTGGCTCCTGCAAGAAG CGTTGGCTAAAGCAAGCTTTAGAAGAGGAGGGTTCCACCAGCCCAGGTGGAGGGCGCCCTTCTCTTCTGATGCCTAGCGAGAGCCCTCTCAGCCCCTCTATAAATGGCGAGTCCTACAGCCCTCTACCCCTCAATGGCAGTTGCTCACTACCAG AGTTGCCTACCCCGTTGAAGAAAAGACGCTTATGTTCGCTCGATCCCTGTATGTCGGAGACTTCCACCCCATATGGTTCTCCTTGTGCCACCCCAACCCGAACAGAGTCAACAGAAGCACCAGGCACACCCCTGCTGCTAGCCACGCCTCCTCGACCACGACCAGAGGAACCCAGTACTGAGCCCTCAACACCCTTACAGATTCCTAACCACCCTCTGCCACAAGAG AGCGAGTCATCTATGGACAGTTCTCCAGATGGTAGCCGGAGGCCCAGTACACAAGAT gTCGAGCGACCTCCTTCGCTGTTGGCATCTCCCAGCGTGAGAAATGCAGGCTCTGATACGGCTCCACAGGAATCTACAAAATCATTGGGGTCTTTGAGTCCTCAGCCCTCCCATGCTGAGCCCCAGGATGCTGTAGTAGATGAAGGCATGGAGGTTGATGGTGGTGGTTCAGAAGCTGCCTCGGCACCTGAGACGCCAGCTTCCTCTTACCCTCCTTGGATGAAGAGTCCAGATCGAGGTGGCCTCTCGTTTTCCCCAGTGAACTCTAATCTGAGAGACCTTACCCCTTCTCACACCTTGGAGATGGGAGCGTACAGGCCAGATTCAACTTCTGCTGGCCCCTTCAGTGAAGCGGCACCTTTCTATCCCTGCAATGAGGAAGCAAGTGGTGTGACCTTTACCCGCTCATTGAGTGGGGACGGCACAGGGGAGGGAGGCGCTGCAAAGAACCCACAGAAGAAAAAG GTCTCTCTCCTGGAGTACAGGAAACGTCAACGTGAGGCACGGCGAAGTGGCTCCAAGGGAGAATGTGGATCCCCTGTTTCTACGGCACCACCAGTAGATGTTTTCCCTGTAGCTGTGGAAATGGTCTTTGAGCCACCTGCTCTCGCAGCAACACCAACCCCCAAGACCCCTCAGCCTAGCGAGGAGCCAGATGCTCAAACTCAGGGGGAGAGAGACGGAGATGGCCAGTG GACATCTTCCACATCAGTAGAGCAGGCCAGAGAGCGAGGCTACCACAGGGCCTTGTTGTTGAGTGACCATCGCAAGGATGCAG acAGTGGGGAGTCAGAGGGTGGTGACCCCCAGGTGAAGGAATGTCCTTCTCCCAAGAGCTGCAAGAGCCCGTCGACACATGCA ccTTGTTCTCCAGCACCCCAGACTGTGTCTCGCCCATCCAAGGAGGAAGATGGTGAAGCACAGCCTCGTGGTCCTGCTCAGCCTCAGGCACTGTCCGTCCAGCAGTCCAGCACTAAGACTCCGAGCTCCAAACCAGCTGCTCTGACGCCCAGCAAGCTCCACTGCGGGCCCTCCAGCACCTCACAGAGTCACTACGCTGGACCTTCGCTCATGCACTCTCCCAAAGCGCAACCCCAAGGTTCACCTTACCGTGGTCAGCGAACGTTCCTGACAACTCAGCCTCAGAACCAGCCTCAACCCCAGGCTACATCTGGCCCGGCCACTTTCCCTCAGTATAACCCCCAAAATGCCCCGCCTCCACCACCCCctcctcccccagctccacccaCCTCCGCTCCCTACTTCCCTACTCAGCCTACAGCTGCTGCTGCACCTTTTCCTGCGTTCAAGCCTACTGTGGCCTCACCCTTTCCTCCCGGTTCCCAACCTCTCCTGCAGCCCCATCATGCATTGCATTACCAAAGCAGTGCTGCCCCTCCCCCACCAccccctcctccccctccccacCCGCAGCCTGGCCCCACCTTGCTGCATGTCAATCTACAACCTCCTTCGATGCAGCAGCATCAACTCCTCCTGACCTCCGCCCCACCACCAcctcctcctccacctcctcAGGGACAGAGTTCCCAGCAGCCTCCACCTAATAGTGGCACgctcctgtcaatcaaacaagGACCACACCCGCCCCTTCCACCCCCTCCCCCTGCTCCATCCAGTAACGCACCGCACCCTTTCCAGAACATTGGTGGCTTTCAAACCACTCTACTTCACCAGTCTGCACCAGCCAACCCCTCAGTAACCCCTTCCACCTATCAACAAACTGTATTACCCCCTCCACCTCCACCACCTCCTCAACAAACTCCTCCCACACAGACCCCGCCCAATTCGAGTGTCTCGCAGATCGCTGGCGGTAACAGAGGACCTACACCTTCATCCGCCCCCTTCCACAGCACCGGCTACTTGGGCACAGGATGGCACTGA
- the kmt2e gene encoding inactive histone-lysine N-methyltransferase 2E isoform X1, which translates to MSIVIPVGVDTANTSYLDMAAGSEPESVEASSVVVEKSSYPHQIYSSGSHHSHGYIGLPYADHNYGARPPPTPPASPPPSVLIRPGEGLFVSGGRPGENLFVPGGQDEASRGTTLSTSEDGSYGADITRCICGFTHDDGYMICCDKCSVWQHIDCMGIDRQHIPETYLCERCQPRTLDREHAILLQTRKRENMSDGDTSATESGDEVPLELYTAFQHTPTSITLTTARLGNKQADKKRKKSGEKDPPATARAKKSFREGSRKSSRVKGSAPECEPTDPPSLWENKMKSWMERYEEASSNQYSEEVQILLRVKEARDGKTLAYNTHTAAFKPPVESHVQKNKRILKAVRDLAADSLIIEYRGKVMLRQQFEANGYFFKRPYPFVLFYSKFDGLEMCVDARSFGNEARFIRRSCTPNAEVRHVIEDGMLHLYIYSLRSISKGSEITIGFDYDYGSCKYKVDCACVKGNQECPVLKHNLEPTENLGSSTRRRGRKDKEPPRDESGQNQNLTMDCDGPKGKTLNDAKQRKLSPLRLSISNNQDPELIEDLEEKTSVSNEVEMESEEQIAERRRKMGSPAEESHRHSAGASCCRALRNKETREERKMEAILQAFARMEKREKRREQALERIGTKGEVGGRSDIKEEPPATPEAESPAILQPMLEVVKEEPGLKPAKVSRNKQRKSFSRNRTHIGQQRRRARTISTCSDLPPSSPGDALEHLTTETHDGETPSAPEAEAPPSHAPDTSPPHSCSPAPACRSGQKYPKTKKHLVSEWMGVDKQERGPSRTPEPPPERPLRISSDPEVLATQLNSLPGMACSSHVYSTPKHYVRFSSPFLANRSPSTPGVPTGRRRSREMPETPPTTGSCKKRWLKQALEEEGSTSPGGGRPSLLMPSESPLSPSINGESYSPLPLNGSCSLPELPTPLKKRRLCSLDPCMSETSTPYGSPCATPTRTESTEAPGTPLLLATPPRPRPEEPSTEPSTPLQIPNHPLPQESESSMDSSPDGSRRPSTQDVERPPSLLASPSVRNAGSDTAPQESTKSLGSLSPQPSHAEPQDAVVDEGMEVDGGGSEAASAPETPASSYPPWMKSPDRGGLSFSPVNSNLRDLTPSHTLEMGAYRPDSTSAGPFSEAAPFYPCNEEASGVTFTRSLSGDGTGEGGAAKNPQKKKVSLLEYRKRQREARRSGSKGECGSPVSTAPPVDVFPVAVEMVFEPPALAATPTPKTPQPSEEPDAQTQGERDGDGQWTSSTSVEQARERGYHRALLLSDHRKDADSGESEGGDPQVKECPSPKSCKSPSTHAPCSPAPQTVSRPSKEEDGEAQPRGPAQPQALSVQQSSTKTPSSKPAALTPSKLHCGPSSTSQSHYAGPSLMHSPKAQPQGSPYRGQRTFLTTQPQNQPQPQATSGPATFPQYNPQNAPPPPPPPPPAPPTSAPYFPTQPTAAAAPFPAFKPTVASPFPPGSQPLLQPHHALHYQSSAAPPPPPPPPPPHPQPGPTLLHVNLQPPSMQQHQLLLTSAPPPPPPPPPQGQSSQQPPPNSGTLLSIKQGPHPPLPPPPPAPSSNAPHPFQNIGGFQTTLLHQSAPANPSVTPSTYQQTVLPPPPPPPPQQTPPTQTPPNSSVSQIAGGNRGPTPSSAPFHSTGYLGTGWH; encoded by the exons ATGAGCATAGTCATCCCAGTAGGGGTGGACACGGCCAACACCTCATACCTGGACATGGCTGCAGGCTCAGA ACCAGAATCTGTGGAGGCGAGCTCTGTGGTAGTTGAGAAGTCCAGCTACCCTCACCAGATTTACAGCAGCGGCTCCCACCACTCCCACGGCTACATCGGTCTGCCTTACGCC GACCATAATTATGGGGCGCGACCCCCACCCACCCCGCCGGCATCCCCACCTCCCTCGGTGCTGATCCGACCGGGCGAGGGTTTGTTTGTGTCCGGTGGCCGGCCAGGCGAGAACTTGTTCGTGCCCGGCGGGCAGGACGAGGCGTCGCGTGGCACCACGCTCAGCACCTCGGAAGACGGCAGCTACGGTGCTGACATCACACGCTGCATCTGCGGCTTCACCCATGACGATGGCTACATGATCTGCTGTGACAAGTGCAG TGTGTGGCAGCACATAGACTGCATGGGGATCGACCGGCAGCACATTCCCGAGACCTACCTGTGTGAGCGCTGTCAGCCACGCACCCTGGACCGAGAGCACGCCATCCTACTGCAAACCAGGAAGAGAGAGAACATGTCtg ACGGGGACACCAGTGCTACAGAAAGTGGGGATGAGGTTCCACTAGAGCTGTACACAGCGTTTCAGCACACCCCCACCAGCATAACGCTCACAACAGCACGTCTCGGCAACAAACAGGCTGATAAGAAACGAAAGAAGAGCGGAGAAAAGGATCCCCCGGCTACAGCCAGGGCAAAGAAG TCATTCCGTGAAGGCTCTAGAAAATCATCTAGAGTGAAG GGCTCAGCTCCAGAGTGTGAGCCGACAGATCCTCCCTCTCTTTGGGAGAATAAGATGAAGTCGTGGATGGAGCGCTATGAGGAAGCCAGCAGTAACCAGTACAGTGAAGAAGTGCAGATACTGCTGCGAGTCAAAGAAGCCCGAGATGGCAAAACGCTAGCCTACAATACACACACCGCAGCCTTCAAACCACCTGTAGAG AGTCACGTACAGAAGAACAAGCGCATTCTGAAGGCTGTGCGGGACTTGGCTGCCGATTCGCTCATAATCGAGTACAGGGGGAAGGTCATGCTACGACAGCAGTTTGAGGCCAATGGTTACTTTTTTAAGAG gccATATCCTTTTGTATTGTTCTACTCTAAGTTTGACGGTTTGGAAATGTGCGTGGACGCACGGAGCTTCGGGAATGAGGCCCGATTCATCCGTCGCTCTTGCACACCCAATGCTGAGGTGCGGCACGTGATCGAAGATGGCATGctgcatttatacatttactctCTGAGGTCCATCTCCAAGGGGAGTGAGATCACCATTGGCTTTGATTATGACTACGGCAGCTG TAAATATAAGGTGGACTGTGCGTGTGTGAAAGGCAATCAGGAATGCCCTGTGCTCAAGCATAACTTGGAACCCACAGAGAATCTGGGCTCTAGCACACGACGGCGTGGCCGCAAGGACAAAGAGCCGCCACGGGACGAGAGCGGACAGAACCAGAACCTCACCATGGACTGTGATGGGCCCAAGGGGAAAACGCTCAATGACGCCAAACAGAGAAAACTCTCTCCTCTCCGGCTCTCCATATCTAACAATCAG GATCCTGAGTTAATAGAGGATCTAGAAGAGAAAACCTCCGTTAGCAATGAAGTAGAGATGGAGTCAGAGGAGCAGATTGCAGAAAGGAGGAGGAAGATG GGCAGCCCGGCAGAGGAGTCCCATCGTCACAGCGCAGGGGCTTCCTGCTGCAGAGCTCTGAGAAACAAGGAG ACACGTGAAGAGAGGAAGATGGAGGCCATTCTGCAGGCGTTTGCTCGTATGGAGAAGAGAGAAAAGCGGAGGGAGCAAGCGTTAGAGAGGATCGGCACAAAAGGGGAAGTTGGTGGACGCAGCGATATTAAAGAAGAGCCCCCTGCTACACCTGAGGCTGAATCTCCTGCCATCTTACAA CCCATGCTAGAGGTAGTGAAGGAGGAGCCTGGTCTGAAGCCAGCAAAGGTGAGCCGTAATAAACAGAGGAAAAGCTTCTCGCGGAACCGCACTCACATCGGACAGCAGAGGCGACGAGCACGCACGATCAGCACCTGCTCCGACTTGCCACCTAGTTCCCCTGGTGATGCTTTAGAGCACTTAACAACAGAAACTCATGATGGAGAGACTCCCTCTGCCCCTGAGGCTGAAGCTCCCCCATCACATGCACCTGACACCAGCCCACCACACAGCTGCTCACCCGCCCCAGCATGCCGCAGTGGACAGAAGTACCCCAAAACTAAAAAG CACTTAGTTAGCGAGTGGATGGGTGTTGACAAACAGGAGCGAGGACCTTCGAGGACCCCGGAACCTCCGCCTGAGAGGCCGTTGCGGATCAGTAGTGATCCTGAGGTCTTGGCCACACAGCTGAACTCTTTACCGGGCATGGCCTGCAGCTCGCACGTCTACAGCACGCCCAAACACTACGTCCGCTTCTCCTCTCCTTTTCTAGCCAACCGCAGCCCCAGCACTCCTGGAGTGCCTACGGGACGGCGACGCTCGAGAGAAATGCCCGAAACACCACCTACCACTGGCTCCTGCAAGAAG CGTTGGCTAAAGCAAGCTTTAGAAGAGGAGGGTTCCACCAGCCCAGGTGGAGGGCGCCCTTCTCTTCTGATGCCTAGCGAGAGCCCTCTCAGCCCCTCTATAAATGGCGAGTCCTACAGCCCTCTACCCCTCAATGGCAGTTGCTCACTACCAG AGTTGCCTACCCCGTTGAAGAAAAGACGCTTATGTTCGCTCGATCCCTGTATGTCGGAGACTTCCACCCCATATGGTTCTCCTTGTGCCACCCCAACCCGAACAGAGTCAACAGAAGCACCAGGCACACCCCTGCTGCTAGCCACGCCTCCTCGACCACGACCAGAGGAACCCAGTACTGAGCCCTCAACACCCTTACAGATTCCTAACCACCCTCTGCCACAAGAG AGCGAGTCATCTATGGACAGTTCTCCAGATGGTAGCCGGAGGCCCAGTACACAAGAT gTCGAGCGACCTCCTTCGCTGTTGGCATCTCCCAGCGTGAGAAATGCAGGCTCTGATACGGCTCCACAGGAATCTACAAAATCATTGGGGTCTTTGAGTCCTCAGCCCTCCCATGCTGAGCCCCAGGATGCTGTAGTAGATGAAGGCATGGAGGTTGATGGTGGTGGTTCAGAAGCTGCCTCGGCACCTGAGACGCCAGCTTCCTCTTACCCTCCTTGGATGAAGAGTCCAGATCGAGGTGGCCTCTCGTTTTCCCCAGTGAACTCTAATCTGAGAGACCTTACCCCTTCTCACACCTTGGAGATGGGAGCGTACAGGCCAGATTCAACTTCTGCTGGCCCCTTCAGTGAAGCGGCACCTTTCTATCCCTGCAATGAGGAAGCAAGTGGTGTGACCTTTACCCGCTCATTGAGTGGGGACGGCACAGGGGAGGGAGGCGCTGCAAAGAACCCACAGAAGAAAAAG GTCTCTCTCCTGGAGTACAGGAAACGTCAACGTGAGGCACGGCGAAGTGGCTCCAAGGGAGAATGTGGATCCCCTGTTTCTACGGCACCACCAGTAGATGTTTTCCCTGTAGCTGTGGAAATGGTCTTTGAGCCACCTGCTCTCGCAGCAACACCAACCCCCAAGACCCCTCAGCCTAGCGAGGAGCCAGATGCTCAAACTCAGGGGGAGAGAGACGGAGATGGCCAGTG GACATCTTCCACATCAGTAGAGCAGGCCAGAGAGCGAGGCTACCACAGGGCCTTGTTGTTGAGTGACCATCGCAAGGATGCAG acAGTGGGGAGTCAGAGGGTGGTGACCCCCAGGTGAAGGAATGTCCTTCTCCCAAGAGCTGCAAGAGCCCGTCGACACATGCA ccTTGTTCTCCAGCACCCCAGACTGTGTCTCGCCCATCCAAGGAGGAAGATGGTGAAGCACAGCCTCGTGGTCCTGCTCAGCCTCAGGCACTGTCCGTCCAGCAGTCCAGCACTAAGACTCCGAGCTCCAAACCAGCTGCTCTGACGCCCAGCAAGCTCCACTGCGGGCCCTCCAGCACCTCACAGAGTCACTACGCTGGACCTTCGCTCATGCACTCTCCCAAAGCGCAACCCCAAGGTTCACCTTACCGTGGTCAGCGAACGTTCCTGACAACTCAGCCTCAGAACCAGCCTCAACCCCAGGCTACATCTGGCCCGGCCACTTTCCCTCAGTATAACCCCCAAAATGCCCCGCCTCCACCACCCCctcctcccccagctccacccaCCTCCGCTCCCTACTTCCCTACTCAGCCTACAGCTGCTGCTGCACCTTTTCCTGCGTTCAAGCCTACTGTGGCCTCACCCTTTCCTCCCGGTTCCCAACCTCTCCTGCAGCCCCATCATGCATTGCATTACCAAAGCAGTGCTGCCCCTCCCCCACCAccccctcctccccctccccacCCGCAGCCTGGCCCCACCTTGCTGCATGTCAATCTACAACCTCCTTCGATGCAGCAGCATCAACTCCTCCTGACCTCCGCCCCACCACCAcctcctcctccacctcctcAGGGACAGAGTTCCCAGCAGCCTCCACCTAATAGTGGCACgctcctgtcaatcaaacaagGACCACACCCGCCCCTTCCACCCCCTCCCCCTGCTCCATCCAGTAACGCACCGCACCCTTTCCAGAACATTGGTGGCTTTCAAACCACTCTACTTCACCAGTCTGCACCAGCCAACCCCTCAGTAACCCCTTCCACCTATCAACAAACTGTATTACCCCCTCCACCTCCACCACCTCCTCAACAAACTCCTCCCACACAGACCCCGCCCAATTCGAGTGTCTCGCAGATCGCTGGCGGTAACAGAGGACCTACACCTTCATCCGCCCCCTTCCACAGCACCGGCTACTTGGGCACAGGATGGCACTGA